The window CAACTTTCTTCCCGATCGTGAACTTGTATCCCAAGTTGACGTTGAGCAAGAAGTCGATGCCTTTGTGTACACCGTCCAGATCGACACCGGGAATAGTCAGGTCGCGGCTGCGGTGTGCGCCGACTGCGATCAGTACTGCGTCAAAACCCTGCCGCCGCAGGTCCGACACCGTGAAATCCCGCCCAGCGGCATGATTCAGCTGGAGAGTGATATCTCCCGTTTCGAGAATCTCGCGCACTTGCGCTTCCACCACATCGCGGGGCAGACGGTATTCGGGAATCCCCAAGTAGAGCATTCCTCCCGCCACGGGTGCTGCTTCAAAGATGGTGATCGAATAACCCATCAAGGCGAGGTCGTGGGCCGCAGACAGACCGACTGGACCGCCTCCGATCACCGCCACGCGTTGGGAAAGCTTCGCCTGCAAACGGCCGCGATTGACATCGATGGGGTGCTTGGATTCAGGTCCGTATCTCTCCGTCAGAAAGCGCTTGAGGGCCCGGATCGAGATGGGCTTGTCGATCTCGCCGCGCCGGCATGCCGTCTCGCAGGGATGTGCGCACACCCGTCCGCAGATCGAGGCCAGTGGATTCGGTTCGCGGGCAAAGCGGTAGGCCTCTGCAAAGCGCCCTTCCGCTATCAACCCCACATATCGCCCGGCGTTGGTGTGAGCCGGGCATGCCATCATGCAGGGGAAATTGGTGTTCAGCCAGTCCCCATCGACTCTCTTATGTTGGAATCGTTTCAGCATGCCCAGTTCGGCTTTCTTCACTCTACCGACAACAGGTTCACATCCCGGGAAAGCTGGGGAACGGCGGCGGAGCTCGGGCAACCGCTCCCCTTTTCCCTTACTTACTGAGGGTGAAGTCCGCCTTGGTATCGCCGGCCACGTTCACTGCCTTGGATTGGTTCTTGGCACCCTCGTGCCAGGCGACCACGGTGTAGCTGCCGTCCGGAACGTTTTCGATCTTGTACTCGCCGGACTTGTCTGTGATCACAAAATAGGGCGTGGGTGAAACAATTACGTAGCCCGACATCTCCGGGTGCACGTTGCACAGCAAGGGCACTGCCCCGGGATTGTCGAACTTGAAGGAGCGTTTTTCTCCCTTCGGCCACGTCCCCAGGTTATGAGTCAGCTTCTTGTTGCCCCCGACCGAAGTCCAGAAGACGTTGTGCGCCACCGAGTCGCTGTTCAGGAAGTCCACGGTGGTACCCACCTGCACGACCGTGAGGTGCGGTTGAAACATGAGTCCTTTTTGATCAATGACCGGATGGGCAGTGGGAGGGGGAAAAGTTTTGCCCTGAACGGTATCGACGTAGACTACGGATTCACCAGAAACACCGGAGACCTTGCCGCTAATGGTTCCTGCGCTGGCCGCCACGCTGGCCGCCAGGATTAGGACTGCTGCGATCAGAACACTCTGTCTCATTGCTTTCTCCTCGAAAACTAGGAATAGCGGGAAGGCAGCCTCCCCGATTTCCACCTCCAGCAGACTGCGGAAAAACTGGCCCTTCGTATCCGTCACGCCTCGTGCCCCAAGCCGCTCATCAGTAGGCGCAGCCTAGCTGCTGAACATAGCCACCGCCGATTTTTCTGCTTCCGAGTCTCCTAGTACACAAACTCCAATCCCGCTACGGCTGAATTCGTACGGAAGGCATTGCTGATGGTGGCCGCAGATCCGGGAGCGTACACGATCTGCCGTGGGCGGATTTGGTACTCAAATGAAGTTTTGATGTTGGCGTGAATCAGAAACTGAATTCCAGGCGTATAGCGGTTCCGCACGGAACTGAAAGACGAGAAGTAATTCGGGGAGCCG is drawn from Terriglobales bacterium and contains these coding sequences:
- a CDS encoding FAD-dependent oxidoreductase, which gives rise to MLKRFQHKRVDGDWLNTNFPCMMACPAHTNAGRYVGLIAEGRFAEAYRFAREPNPLASICGRVCAHPCETACRRGEIDKPISIRALKRFLTERYGPESKHPIDVNRGRLQAKLSQRVAVIGGGPVGLSAAHDLALMGYSITIFEAAPVAGGMLYLGIPEYRLPRDVVEAQVREILETGDITLQLNHAAGRDFTVSDLRRQGFDAVLIAVGAHRSRDLTIPGVDLDGVHKGIDFLLNVNLGYKFTIGKKVVVIGGGNVAMDVARSAAREVVKQHAAGVEAVEPSAESVSAVATREMVDVSLSALRLGAREVNIVCLERRDEMPAALEEIEEAEAEGIILHPGFGPKRFLGEQGRVVGLETLQTKWVFDANRRFNPAFYDGSESVIECDTIIMAIGQAPRLDFLQPEDEVEISPRGLIAVNPQTLMTSAAGIFAGGDCVFGPRLIIDCVADGNRAAIGIDEYLQGRRHPAPVIEVEIFTRHSMPLDLMDILRQPI
- a CDS encoding carboxypeptidase regulatory-like domain-containing protein, giving the protein MRQSVLIAAVLILAASVAASAGTISGKVSGVSGESVVYVDTVQGKTFPPPTAHPVIDQKGLMFQPHLTVVQVGTTVDFLNSDSVAHNVFWTSVGGNKKLTHNLGTWPKGEKRSFKFDNPGAVPLLCNVHPEMSGYVIVSPTPYFVITDKSGEYKIENVPDGSYTVVAWHEGAKNQSKAVNVAGDTKADFTLSK